In one Myxococcus xanthus genomic region, the following are encoded:
- a CDS encoding DUF1801 domain-containing protein, protein MPTTWTDADPLAFLANVTPAGRRRDAQVLLDLMREVTGLEPKMFGPSIVGFGEYAYQYASGHRGTAPAAGFSPRKAATVVYLADGLSAHASALAKLGPHTTGTGCLYIKDLTKVDLDVLTGIVRASLKTLTAGTYGKRAHED, encoded by the coding sequence ATGCCAACCACGTGGACCGATGCCGATCCGTTGGCGTTCCTCGCTAACGTGACGCCTGCAGGGCGCCGTCGCGACGCCCAGGTGCTTCTCGACTTGATGCGCGAGGTGACCGGGCTCGAGCCGAAGATGTTCGGTCCCTCAATCGTCGGGTTCGGAGAGTACGCGTACCAGTACGCGAGCGGCCACCGTGGCACCGCACCCGCCGCTGGCTTCTCTCCGCGCAAGGCGGCAACCGTCGTCTACCTCGCTGACGGCCTCAGCGCCCACGCCAGTGCGCTCGCCAAGCTCGGTCCGCACACGACCGGCACCGGATGCCTGTACATCAAGGACCTCACGAAGGTCGACCTCGACGTGCTCACTGGCATCGTCCGCGCCTCGCTCAAGACGCTCACCGCAGGGACCTACGGAAAGCGCGCCCACGAGGACTGA
- a CDS encoding DNA gyrase/topoisomerase IV subunit A produces MLAEAESKSRKKQGAGGGSGGGGSGGGAGGNGDGSVPASLADEARRRYINYALSVITSRALPDVRDGLKPVQRRILFGMFHDHRLTHEAKYQKSAKVVGSVMGQYHPHGDASIYEALVRMAQDFSLRYPLVDGHGNFGSLDGDGAAAMRYTECRLAMLSSELLTELGKKTVAFRPTYDGTLQEPVVIPARVPQLLMNGTTGIAVGMATNIPPHHLGELVDALVALIENPQLLTKDLLKWVKGPDFPTGGQILNDKKELRDIYESGQGSIRIRGEYKLEDLKRGGQQIVITSIPYTVNKSTLVAKFGDLVRERKLPLITDVRDESTKDVRIVLELKKDANPELVMAYLYKQTPLQTNFGVNLTCLVPIKDKPELSTPERLNLRDILWYFLTFRFDVVTKRFEHELGELLRRVHILEGFEKVYDALDEMIKIIRASEGKQDAARKLIARFKLDEAQVDAILEMKLYKLARLEILVVEKELKEKRAEIKRIQGILKDKNKVWGTVRDELGEMKARYNDKRRTRIGGAGSEEMEFSAEAFIADEDAHVVITRDGWVKRVREVKDPSTTRLREGDAVMAVLAGSLKANLVLFSNFGTAYVTRFNDVPASTGYGEPVQKFFKFDDGERVVSALSLDARLPRPQKLVGVTKQGMGMRFLLEPHLEVSTRAGRRYAKTGEGDEIIGVQPVTDRDLLAVLTEKTSALVCKVAEVNELAGPGKGVTVIKVDGGDRVVDFLAVSPAQKDAKLEFETQKGRKLHLSPAKYEVTGRGGKGHEMSKRDAVKEVARAVTFIPLPEKKD; encoded by the coding sequence ATGCTCGCAGAAGCCGAATCGAAATCGCGAAAGAAGCAGGGGGCCGGGGGAGGCAGCGGTGGCGGCGGGAGTGGCGGCGGCGCGGGTGGCAACGGCGACGGCTCCGTGCCGGCTTCGCTCGCGGACGAGGCGCGCCGCCGGTACATCAACTACGCCCTGTCGGTCATCACCTCGCGCGCCCTGCCGGACGTGCGTGACGGCCTCAAGCCGGTGCAGCGCCGCATCCTGTTCGGCATGTTCCACGACCACCGGCTGACGCACGAAGCCAAGTACCAGAAGTCCGCCAAGGTGGTTGGCAGTGTCATGGGTCAGTACCACCCGCACGGTGACGCCTCCATCTACGAGGCGCTGGTGCGCATGGCGCAGGACTTCTCGTTGCGCTACCCGCTGGTGGACGGCCACGGCAACTTCGGCTCGCTCGACGGCGACGGCGCGGCGGCCATGCGCTACACCGAGTGCCGTCTGGCGATGCTGTCCAGCGAGCTCCTGACGGAGCTGGGCAAGAAGACGGTGGCCTTCCGGCCGACCTACGACGGCACGCTGCAGGAGCCGGTGGTCATCCCCGCGCGGGTGCCGCAGTTGCTGATGAACGGCACCACGGGCATCGCCGTGGGCATGGCCACCAACATCCCGCCGCACCACCTGGGCGAGCTGGTGGACGCGCTGGTGGCGCTCATTGAGAACCCGCAGCTCCTGACGAAGGACCTGCTCAAGTGGGTGAAGGGTCCGGACTTCCCCACCGGCGGGCAGATCCTCAACGACAAGAAGGAGCTGCGCGACATCTACGAGTCGGGCCAGGGGAGCATCCGCATCCGTGGTGAGTACAAGCTGGAGGACCTCAAGCGAGGCGGCCAGCAAATCGTCATCACCTCCATCCCCTACACGGTGAACAAGTCCACGCTGGTGGCCAAGTTCGGCGACCTGGTGCGCGAGCGGAAGCTGCCGCTCATCACCGACGTGCGCGACGAATCCACCAAGGACGTGCGCATCGTCCTGGAGCTGAAGAAGGACGCCAACCCCGAGCTGGTGATGGCGTACCTGTACAAGCAGACGCCGCTGCAGACGAACTTCGGCGTCAACCTCACCTGCCTGGTACCCATCAAGGACAAGCCAGAGTTGAGCACGCCCGAGCGGCTCAACCTCAGGGACATCCTCTGGTACTTCCTCACCTTCCGCTTCGACGTGGTGACGAAGCGCTTCGAGCACGAGCTGGGCGAGCTGCTGCGGCGCGTCCATATCCTGGAGGGTTTCGAGAAGGTCTACGACGCGCTCGACGAGATGATCAAAATCATCCGCGCGTCGGAAGGAAAGCAGGACGCGGCCCGGAAGCTCATCGCCCGCTTCAAGCTGGATGAAGCCCAGGTGGACGCCATCCTGGAGATGAAGCTCTACAAGCTGGCCCGCCTGGAGATTCTCGTCGTGGAGAAGGAGCTCAAGGAGAAGCGCGCCGAAATCAAGCGCATCCAGGGCATCCTCAAGGACAAGAACAAGGTGTGGGGCACCGTCCGGGACGAACTGGGCGAGATGAAGGCCCGCTACAACGACAAGCGTCGCACGCGCATTGGCGGCGCGGGCTCCGAGGAGATGGAGTTCAGCGCCGAGGCGTTCATCGCGGACGAGGACGCGCACGTGGTCATCACCCGCGACGGCTGGGTCAAGCGCGTGCGCGAGGTGAAGGACCCGTCCACCACGCGCCTGCGTGAAGGCGACGCGGTGATGGCGGTGCTGGCCGGCAGCCTGAAGGCGAACCTGGTGCTGTTCAGCAACTTCGGCACCGCGTACGTCACCCGCTTCAACGACGTGCCCGCCTCCACGGGCTACGGCGAGCCGGTGCAGAAGTTCTTCAAGTTCGACGACGGCGAGCGCGTGGTGTCCGCCCTGTCGCTGGACGCGCGGCTGCCGCGCCCGCAGAAACTGGTGGGCGTGACGAAGCAGGGCATGGGCATGCGCTTCCTGCTGGAGCCGCACCTGGAGGTCTCCACGCGCGCGGGCCGCCGCTACGCGAAGACGGGCGAAGGCGACGAAATCATCGGCGTGCAGCCGGTGACGGACCGCGACCTGTTGGCGGTGCTGACGGAGAAGACCAGCGCCCTGGTGTGCAAGGTGGCGGAGGTCAACGAGCTGGCCGGCCCGGGCAAGGGCGTCACCGTCATCAAGGTGGACGGCGGCGACCGCGTGGTGGACTTCCTCGCCGTGTCGCCCGCGCAGAAGGACGCGAAGCTGGAGTTCGAAACGCAGAAGGGCCGCAAGCTGCACCTGTCCCCGGCGAAGTACGAGGTGACGGGCCGCGGCGGCAAGGGCCATGAGATGTCGAAGCGCGACGCCGTGAAGGAGGTGGCGCGTGCCGTCACCTTCATCCCGTTGCCCGAGAAGAAGGACTAG
- a CDS encoding PEGA domain-containing protein has product MTTFRRTSLLLAFMLATSPAYGQSTRKKKSSKKPPATTQPVKTTKAPAADDADGDESVEPQAFGSPNGDEETAVTPLVSPDAPTVAKPAAAPGASGEPAVASAAVTASGPVALFAVARTSAEEDAAVKLEDELLSRLKASGVALVDLGAAFPPSPPVSLTRADTLFEQGRTDYDNLDPESAEAKFLAAAEAYTKHPAELSPERLAKAYLFLGASRMLNGDSTGALDAFKRAVVAEPSTSPDAALFGQDVLKTFDQARADVKARPAGTLVVESKPAGASVLVRGQELGVTPLKGVEMPAGQHPVVVSLPGYSAFSQYTEVASAKSTEVKATLEPTPGLSAVRDAAVHASTEQAFERDTPPPEARAIGERLNARYVVLAAVARGDKGHLQAELQAWDLRSNARLRGVEIALAPGAKKNGPDAAADQVRAFVNGVAAPRVAESNSFSTLIKRPWFWAVVGGAAAVTAGAVYVATSQDKGRPFNPVSGGVGF; this is encoded by the coding sequence GTGACTACGTTCCGCCGAACCTCCCTGCTCCTCGCGTTCATGCTGGCCACCTCTCCCGCCTATGGGCAGTCCACGCGGAAGAAGAAGTCCAGCAAGAAGCCCCCCGCCACCACTCAGCCGGTGAAGACGACCAAGGCGCCCGCGGCGGACGACGCGGATGGCGATGAATCCGTCGAGCCCCAGGCTTTCGGTTCTCCGAACGGGGACGAGGAGACGGCCGTCACGCCGCTGGTGTCGCCGGACGCTCCGACCGTGGCCAAACCCGCGGCGGCGCCAGGTGCCTCGGGTGAGCCGGCGGTGGCCAGCGCGGCGGTGACGGCCTCCGGGCCGGTGGCGCTCTTCGCGGTGGCTCGGACGTCCGCGGAGGAGGATGCCGCGGTGAAGCTGGAGGACGAGCTGCTGAGCCGGCTCAAGGCGAGCGGCGTGGCGCTGGTGGACCTGGGCGCGGCCTTCCCGCCGTCCCCGCCGGTCTCGCTGACGCGCGCGGACACGCTCTTCGAGCAGGGTCGCACCGACTACGACAACCTGGACCCCGAGTCCGCCGAGGCGAAGTTCCTGGCGGCGGCGGAGGCCTACACGAAGCACCCGGCGGAGCTGAGCCCGGAGCGGCTGGCCAAGGCCTACCTGTTCCTGGGCGCCTCGCGGATGCTCAACGGCGACTCCACCGGAGCCCTGGACGCGTTCAAGCGCGCGGTGGTGGCGGAGCCGTCCACGTCCCCCGACGCCGCCCTCTTCGGGCAGGACGTGCTGAAGACCTTCGACCAGGCCCGCGCCGACGTGAAGGCGCGCCCGGCCGGCACGCTGGTGGTGGAGTCGAAGCCGGCGGGCGCCAGCGTCCTCGTGCGAGGCCAGGAGCTGGGCGTCACGCCCCTCAAGGGCGTGGAGATGCCGGCGGGCCAGCACCCGGTGGTGGTGTCCCTGCCCGGCTACTCGGCCTTCTCCCAGTACACAGAGGTGGCGTCCGCCAAGAGCACCGAGGTGAAGGCGACGCTGGAGCCCACCCCGGGCCTGTCCGCCGTGCGTGACGCGGCGGTCCACGCCAGCACGGAACAGGCCTTCGAGCGGGACACGCCGCCGCCCGAGGCACGCGCCATTGGGGAGCGGCTCAACGCCCGTTACGTGGTGCTGGCGGCGGTGGCTCGCGGGGACAAGGGCCACCTCCAGGCCGAGCTCCAGGCGTGGGACCTGCGCTCCAACGCGCGGCTGCGCGGCGTGGAGATTGCCCTGGCGCCGGGCGCGAAGAAGAACGGCCCGGACGCGGCGGCGGACCAGGTGCGCGCCTTCGTCAACGGCGTCGCGGCGCCCCGCGTGGCGGAGAGCAATTCGTTCTCCACCCTCATCAAGCGCCCGTGGTTCTGGGCGGTGGTCGGCGGCGCGGCGGCGGTGACGGCCGGGGCCGTCTACGTGGCGACGTCTCAGGACAAGGGCCGCCCGTTCAACCCCGTTTCTGGTGGAGTCGGGTTCTGA
- a CDS encoding VOC family protein gives MRLPGTWRAWLRGGLLLTSVCAVGGTVATQAGCASAPDSAAREDIPLSPTPLYGKFVWHDLVTDNPAAAKRFYRDLFGWEFVDIRGGLRPYSLIRAQGRWIGGIVHPANAAEKREGALWLGYLSVPDVDRAVTEVSARGGKALDGPIDVRNIGRAAVVADPQGAAVGFVRSRPGDPADTGVPDEGQFLWMEYLAQDPVAAADFYKELLGYEVRDRPLGGGPHYVLAQGQHPRGGVLANPVKGARPNWLTYVRVKDPATLASRAQALGGRVLMAPRPDARGGSLALIADPSGAVLALQRYPFETSKSATAP, from the coding sequence ATGAGACTTCCTGGCACGTGGCGCGCGTGGCTTCGCGGCGGACTCCTGCTGACCAGCGTGTGCGCCGTGGGCGGCACGGTCGCCACCCAGGCCGGGTGCGCGTCCGCGCCTGACAGCGCGGCCCGCGAGGACATCCCCCTGTCGCCCACTCCGCTCTACGGCAAGTTCGTCTGGCACGACCTCGTCACCGACAATCCCGCCGCCGCGAAACGCTTCTATCGCGACCTGTTCGGATGGGAGTTCGTGGACATCCGAGGCGGCCTCCGCCCCTACTCCCTCATCCGCGCCCAGGGGCGCTGGATTGGCGGCATCGTCCATCCGGCGAACGCCGCCGAGAAACGCGAAGGCGCGCTGTGGCTCGGCTACCTCTCCGTGCCCGACGTGGACCGCGCTGTCACCGAAGTAAGCGCGCGCGGCGGCAAGGCGCTCGACGGCCCCATCGACGTGCGGAACATCGGCCGGGCCGCGGTGGTCGCCGACCCGCAGGGCGCGGCGGTGGGCTTCGTGCGCTCCCGGCCCGGAGATCCGGCCGATACGGGCGTGCCGGATGAGGGCCAGTTCTTGTGGATGGAGTACCTGGCCCAGGACCCCGTCGCCGCGGCGGACTTCTACAAGGAGCTCCTGGGCTACGAGGTCCGAGATCGTCCACTCGGCGGCGGGCCCCACTACGTCCTCGCCCAGGGACAGCATCCCCGAGGCGGCGTGCTGGCCAACCCGGTGAAAGGCGCGCGCCCCAACTGGCTCACCTATGTCCGCGTGAAGGACCCCGCGACGCTCGCTTCACGGGCCCAGGCCCTGGGGGGCCGCGTGCTGATGGCCCCGCGCCCGGACGCACGGGGTGGCTCGCTCGCGCTCATCGCCGACCCGAGCGGCGCGGTGCTCGCGCTCCAGCGCTACCCCTTCGAAACGTCCAAGTCCGCAACGGCGCCGTGA
- a CDS encoding DNA gyrase/topoisomerase IV subunit B has protein sequence MATKKETYTGADIQVLEGLEPVRKRPAMYIGGTDSTGYHHLLWEILDNSVDEVINGFATTVEVTLHKDGRSVTIVDNGRGIPVDIMPKYKKPAVEVILTTLHAGGKFEQGNYIHSGGLHGVGSSVVNALARKLVVEIKLHGKKHVQTFARGKATSTLKVDGAARGTGTSVTFEPDPEIFGEKLKFDAELVRERLEAKSYLHKGMTVVWKDETSSPPTSVTYKHDGGIAEYLTKVVTERNKPLVPAGSAAFYHARDNGVRLEAALAWTEATDEHIRSYVNGIPTPLGGTHEAGLRSAVVKAVRNYIETHGIAPKGVTLTAEDIREGITAILSTYVVEPQFQGQTKGRLNNPEVSGQVDGVLRPALEKWLNDNKSIAESVVARIVLAARAREASRAASQAVSRKTAVSHRLNLPGKLADCSSTDPGLSELFIVEGDSAGGSAKQGRDRRTQAILPLRGKVLNAEQASTDKVTTNKELQDIVSALGCGIGSDFDISKLRYGRVFLLMDADSDGHHIATLLLTFFYRHLRPLIESGAIHIAQPPLYRVDIGKETYWALDEPDRDRIIKEKTKGNAKPNIMRFKGLGEMTPDELKETTLDPKHRMSLRVTIDKPLETDRLINDLMGKDVSARFRFIMERASEVQDLDV, from the coding sequence ATGGCGACGAAGAAGGAAACCTACACAGGCGCGGACATCCAGGTCCTGGAAGGCCTGGAGCCGGTGCGCAAGCGCCCGGCCATGTACATCGGCGGCACCGACAGCACGGGGTATCACCACCTGCTGTGGGAGATCCTCGACAACTCGGTGGACGAGGTCATCAACGGCTTCGCCACCACCGTGGAGGTGACGCTCCACAAGGACGGCCGCAGCGTCACCATCGTGGACAACGGGCGTGGCATCCCCGTTGACATCATGCCCAAATACAAGAAGCCGGCCGTGGAGGTCATCCTCACGACCCTTCACGCGGGCGGCAAGTTCGAGCAGGGCAACTACATCCACTCCGGCGGTCTGCACGGCGTGGGCAGCTCGGTGGTGAACGCGCTGGCGCGCAAGCTCGTCGTGGAGATCAAGCTCCACGGCAAGAAGCACGTGCAGACGTTCGCGCGCGGCAAGGCCACCAGCACGCTGAAGGTGGATGGCGCCGCGCGTGGCACGGGCACCTCCGTCACGTTTGAACCGGACCCGGAGATTTTCGGCGAGAAGCTGAAGTTCGACGCGGAGCTGGTGCGCGAGCGGCTGGAGGCCAAGAGCTACCTGCACAAGGGCATGACGGTCGTCTGGAAGGACGAGACGTCCAGCCCGCCCACGTCGGTGACGTACAAGCACGACGGCGGCATCGCGGAGTACCTCACCAAGGTGGTGACGGAGCGGAACAAGCCGCTGGTGCCCGCGGGCAGCGCGGCCTTCTACCACGCGCGTGACAACGGCGTGCGGCTGGAGGCGGCGCTGGCGTGGACGGAGGCCACCGACGAGCACATCCGCTCGTATGTCAACGGCATCCCCACCCCACTGGGCGGCACGCACGAGGCGGGTCTGCGCAGCGCGGTGGTGAAGGCGGTGCGCAACTACATCGAGACGCACGGCATCGCGCCCAAGGGCGTGACGCTCACCGCGGAGGACATCCGCGAGGGCATCACCGCCATCCTGTCCACCTACGTGGTGGAGCCGCAGTTCCAGGGCCAGACGAAGGGGCGGCTCAACAACCCCGAGGTGTCCGGCCAGGTGGACGGCGTGCTGCGTCCGGCGCTGGAGAAGTGGCTCAACGACAACAAGTCCATCGCCGAGTCAGTGGTGGCCCGCATCGTCCTTGCCGCTCGCGCGCGCGAGGCCAGCCGGGCCGCGTCGCAGGCGGTGAGCCGCAAGACGGCGGTCAGCCACCGGCTCAACCTGCCGGGCAAGCTGGCGGACTGCTCGTCCACGGACCCGGGCCTGAGCGAGCTGTTCATCGTGGAAGGTGACTCCGCAGGCGGCTCCGCCAAGCAGGGCCGGGACAGGCGCACCCAGGCCATCCTCCCGCTGCGCGGCAAGGTGCTCAACGCGGAGCAGGCGTCCACCGACAAGGTGACGACGAACAAGGAGCTCCAGGACATCGTGTCCGCGCTGGGCTGCGGCATCGGCTCCGACTTCGACATCAGCAAGCTGCGCTACGGCCGCGTCTTCCTGCTGATGGACGCCGACAGCGACGGCCACCACATCGCCACGCTGCTGCTCACCTTCTTCTACCGGCACCTGCGCCCGCTGATTGAGAGCGGCGCCATCCACATCGCCCAGCCGCCGCTGTACCGCGTGGACATCGGCAAGGAGACGTACTGGGCGCTGGATGAGCCGGACCGCGACCGCATCATCAAGGAGAAGACGAAGGGCAACGCCAAGCCCAACATCATGCGCTTCAAGGGACTGGGCGAGATGACGCCCGACGAGCTGAAGGAGACGACGCTCGACCCGAAGCACCGCATGAGCCTGCGCGTCACCATCGACAAGCCCCTGGAGACGGACCGGCTCATCAACGACTTGATGGGCAAGGACGTCAGCGCCCGCTTCAGGTTCATCATGGAGCGCGCCAGCGAGGTCCAGGACCTGGACGTCTAG
- a CDS encoding MBL fold metallo-hydrolase translates to MREPYVRQLKLGPMDNFVYLVGPRDSDEVVVVDPAWDVDAIAEAVKADGKRVVGAFVSHCHFDHINGLPDLLSMWDVPVYAQREEVQFSPELRELGGALRPVGPGDDVRVGSQVFHALHTPGHTPGSHCLLAGDALVSGDTVFINGCGRCDLKGGNPEDMYRSLSQVLAKVPDTAKLFPGHDYADVPVTSMEAVRKKNPYFAFDNVDAFVAFRMRPRK, encoded by the coding sequence ATGCGTGAACCGTACGTGCGGCAGCTCAAGCTCGGGCCCATGGACAACTTCGTCTACCTGGTGGGGCCCCGGGACTCAGACGAGGTGGTGGTGGTGGACCCCGCGTGGGACGTGGACGCCATCGCGGAGGCGGTGAAGGCGGATGGAAAGCGCGTGGTGGGCGCGTTCGTCTCGCACTGTCACTTCGACCACATCAACGGACTGCCCGACCTGCTGTCGATGTGGGACGTGCCCGTGTACGCGCAGCGGGAGGAGGTCCAGTTCTCGCCGGAGCTACGCGAGCTGGGCGGCGCGCTGCGGCCCGTGGGGCCCGGCGACGACGTGCGCGTGGGCTCGCAGGTGTTCCATGCGCTGCACACGCCGGGGCACACGCCGGGCTCGCACTGCCTGCTGGCTGGCGATGCGCTGGTCTCCGGGGACACCGTGTTCATCAACGGCTGCGGCCGGTGCGACTTGAAGGGCGGCAACCCGGAGGACATGTACCGCTCCCTGTCCCAGGTGCTGGCGAAGGTGCCCGACACGGCGAAGCTGTTTCCGGGCCACGACTACGCGGACGTCCCGGTGACGTCCATGGAGGCGGTGCGGAAGAAGAACCCGTACTTCGCCTTCGACAACGTGGATGCCTTCGTCGCGTTCCGAATGCGGCCGAGGAAGTAG